TTTTGTTAAACATCGCTACGAAGGTGCTTCAGTTACAGAATCCGCCAAGCTCGTAGGAACCTCTAAACCTGTAGCTTATCAGTGGCAAGAACGCTGGAACAAGGATGGCTATGATGGTTTGATACCTCGGTTTGCAGGAGGATGTCCTTCCAAACTTTTTGATGAACAAAAAGAGAAATTAGAAAAGATTTTACATCAGAGGGATGATTGGTCAACAAAGGAAGTTAAGGAACTTATTTTCAATAAGTTCAATGTCACAGCAGATGTTGGAAATCCAATGCATACAGATGGTGTTATAGATCAATATCAAAATCAAGCTGCTCATATGGCCTATGAACTACATGTTAGTAATAGTTGGTCATCTGGTCACTGCTATAATAATATTGTAAAATCAAATATAGCTTATAAAACTGTGACAGACCCGGGAGTTGCCACCCAAAATTTAGCTAAATTTAGTAATCCCTATTATGATACATTATGGCTTGAAGTCAATAAAGGTATGCATCAGGATACATTGTACCAGAATGCTAATATTAAGTATATGACACAAGTTCTTGTTAGTCAGACATCTAAGTATGTTAATGGATTGGCATATTACCTAAAAAATTCTT
This DNA window, taken from Methanomethylovorans hollandica DSM 15978, encodes the following:
- a CDS encoding helix-turn-helix domain-containing protein; this translates as MAKPEQIPIEHHLSSEELLKRIKSLEKDTRVLQRLYFVKHRYEGASVTESAKLVGTSKPVAYQWQERWNKDGYDGLIPRFAGGCPSKLFDEQKEKLEKILHQRDDWSTKEVKELIFNKFNVTADVGNPMHTDGVIDQYQNQAAHMAYELHVSNSWSSGHCYNNIVKSNIAYKTVTDPGVATQNLAKFSNPYYDTLWLEVNKGMHQDTLYQNANIKYMTQVLVSQTSKYVNGLAYYLKNS